One genomic region from Mycobacterium basiliense encodes:
- the eat gene encoding ethanolamine permease has product MPSDHEVAHLTSDHSSGTDSHLETPAYLQKRQLQTGSAGWLLLAGLGVSYVVSGDYSGWNFGLARGGFGGLAIAAVVIAAMYLALVLSMAELAAALPAAGGGYTFARRALGPWGGFATGTAVLIEYSIAPAAIATFIGAYVQSLGLFGIRDGWWVYLAIYAVFIGIHLSGVGEALKVMFVITAIALVGLLVFAVAAVGRFRSGNLMDIMPSGAAGASSFLPHGYLGVWSALPFAIWFFLAVEGVPLAAEETADPARNVPRGITAAFSVLAVTCAAVLLLATGAGGAQAMSTSGNPLVAALGPTGAATVVNYIGLAGLVASFFSIIYAYSRQLFALSRAGYLPTALSITNSRKAPTLALVVPGVIGFALSTTGKGDLLLNMAVFGATLSYVLMMASHIVLRRGAPAMARPYRTPGGIATSGFALLVAATALIATFLVDTVAALCCLGVFVGFILYFGLYSRHQLVANSPDEELARIQHCESEPQ; this is encoded by the coding sequence GTGCCAAGCGATCACGAGGTTGCCCACCTAACGAGCGATCACTCAAGTGGCACCGACAGCCACCTGGAGACACCGGCCTACCTGCAGAAACGACAACTACAGACCGGCAGTGCCGGGTGGCTGCTGCTGGCGGGCCTAGGCGTTAGCTATGTGGTGTCTGGGGACTATTCCGGCTGGAACTTCGGGCTGGCACGCGGTGGCTTCGGCGGATTGGCGATCGCGGCCGTAGTGATCGCCGCGATGTATTTGGCGTTGGTGCTAAGCATGGCTGAATTGGCCGCAGCCCTGCCGGCCGCTGGCGGCGGCTATACGTTTGCCCGGCGGGCGCTGGGACCGTGGGGTGGATTTGCGACCGGCACCGCGGTCTTGATCGAGTATTCGATCGCGCCCGCGGCGATCGCCACCTTTATCGGTGCCTACGTGCAATCGCTGGGCCTGTTCGGCATTCGCGACGGCTGGTGGGTCTACCTCGCCATTTATGCGGTTTTCATCGGCATTCATCTGTCCGGTGTGGGTGAAGCGCTGAAAGTCATGTTCGTCATCACCGCTATCGCGCTGGTGGGCCTCCTGGTCTTCGCCGTTGCCGCCGTGGGCCGCTTCCGGTCCGGAAATCTGATGGATATCATGCCGTCCGGCGCCGCGGGCGCATCGAGTTTCCTGCCGCACGGCTATCTTGGCGTGTGGTCGGCGCTGCCCTTTGCGATTTGGTTCTTCCTCGCCGTCGAGGGAGTGCCGCTGGCCGCCGAGGAGACGGCGGATCCGGCCCGCAATGTTCCGCGCGGGATCACCGCGGCATTCAGCGTCTTGGCGGTGACGTGTGCGGCCGTGCTGCTGTTGGCCACCGGCGCCGGCGGCGCCCAGGCGATGTCGACATCCGGCAACCCGCTCGTGGCGGCGCTGGGACCGACCGGCGCGGCCACCGTCGTCAACTACATCGGGTTGGCCGGGCTCGTCGCCAGCTTCTTTTCCATCATCTACGCCTACTCCCGGCAATTGTTTGCGCTGTCGCGGGCGGGCTACCTGCCGACAGCCCTCTCAATCACGAACTCGCGAAAAGCGCCGACGCTGGCTCTGGTCGTGCCCGGTGTCATCGGTTTCGCACTATCCACCACGGGCAAAGGTGATCTTTTGCTGAATATGGCCGTCTTTGGGGCCACGCTGAGCTACGTATTGATGATGGCGAGCCACATCGTATTGCGGCGAGGGGCACCCGCTATGGCCCGCCCCTATCGCACTCCCGGTGGCATTGCCACCTCCGGCTTCGCATTGCTGGTCGCCGCGACCGCACTCATTGCCACCTTCCTGGTGGACACCGTAGCCGCGCTATGCTGCCTGGGCGTATTCGTCGGGTTCATCCTCTATTTCGGCCTATACAGTCGCCATCAATTGGTCGCCAACTCCCCCGACGAGGAACTAGCCCGCATCCAACATTGTGAGAGCGAACCGCAGTGA